The nucleotide window TCAAGGACGGGGTGGGGACCCTTCCCGTCGCCCTGGTCACCGGACTCGGGCTCTTCCTGGTCCTCTTCTTCCTCCTCAGCCGGGGCACCGTTCGCCAGATAGAAGAGCTCAACGAGGCGGTCAACCAGATCGCCCGGGGCCGCTTCGAGGTCCAGGTTCCCGAAAGGACCCAGGACGAGTTGGGCCAGCTTGCCCACAACCTGACCCTGATGTCCAGACAGCTGAAGACCTCGATCGAGCAGGAACGGGATGCCGCCAGGGCCAAGAACGAACTGATTACCAGCGTTTCTCACGACCTCCGGACCCCGCTCACCTCGGTCCTCGGGTATCTCGACCTAATCGACGGCGATCACTACGTGGACGAGGTCGAGCTGCGGCACTACGTGGCCATCGCCCATGCCAAGGGCAGGCAGCTCAAGAGGCTGGTGGATCAACTCTTCGAGTACACCCGGACGAGCAGCGGGGGGATCGGTGCCAGACTGACCACTGTCAATCTGGGTGAACTCATGGAGCAGTTGGCCGAGGAATTCGTGCCGGCGCTGCTCTCCGCGGGGATGCATTACCGACTGGTCGTTCCGGCGGACAAGGTCAGCGCCGCCGTCGACCCGGACCTCATGGTCAGGGTCCTCGAGAACCTGATCAGCAACGCCATCCGATACGGCGGCGACGGCCGCCAGGTCGACCTGGAGCTCAGCCTGGATGGCGACCAGCGGGTGCTCAAGGTGGCCAACCACGGACCGAGGATCCCCGAGGCCGACCTGCCGCATCTTTTCGAGACCTTCTACCGGGTCGAGAAGTCGCGCTCGGCCGAGACCGGCGGCGCCGGTCTGGGCCTGGCGATCGCCAAGAACATCATCGATCTCCACCACGGGACGATCACCGCCTACAACGAGCCCAATCGGACGGTCTTTGAGATCCGCCTGCCGGGGCCGCCAGTGGGTGCCTAAAGCGCTGCCGCGGGACCCCGCCCCGTGACCGGTCGCGGGTCGCT belongs to Bacillota bacterium and includes:
- a CDS encoding ATP-binding protein; amino-acid sequence: MSLVILASGLAAFLGLQLLTAASGSFGALFSGLGGLLFLTLRQSLLRPAVAYLTGFGLFLTFFLVLSPGLRDMWLRSIRWKFVLAFVASALAALAGEQVVLLVAYALRRMPLFGDLLHALKDGVGTLPVALVTGLGLFLVLFFLLSRGTVRQIEELNEAVNQIARGRFEVQVPERTQDELGQLAHNLTLMSRQLKTSIEQERDAARAKNELITSVSHDLRTPLTSVLGYLDLIDGDHYVDEVELRHYVAIAHAKGRQLKRLVDQLFEYTRTSSGGIGARLTTVNLGELMEQLAEEFVPALLSAGMHYRLVVPADKVSAAVDPDLMVRVLENLISNAIRYGGDGRQVDLELSLDGDQRVLKVANHGPRIPEADLPHLFETFYRVEKSRSAETGGAGLGLAIAKNIIDLHHGTITAYNEPNRTVFEIRLPGPPVGA